In Paracoccus fistulariae, a single window of DNA contains:
- a CDS encoding GNAT family N-acetyltransferase has translation MSCACGHHHAPRTGCTNGQPVALSSPMIALSGRLICADMAQMMLAMDLLPEHVRLSRAEPGCLRFDIGQDDDPLIWSLSELFTDAAAFQAHRDRNAASVWGRESRDLRRDFNRREVQPVMRAEIAADADAIDDLLTQAFDGPSEAQLVRGLRADGDLPISLVVEAEGTLLGHIALSPLRAERPAYALAPLAVHPKMQGRGLGGALIRAAVAQAGDAAIVLLGDPAYYARFGFRPVDLTSAYAGPYLQMLGNLPAQSRIDHAPAFARL, from the coding sequence ATGAGTTGCGCCTGCGGACATCACCACGCGCCCCGGACGGGCTGCACCAACGGCCAGCCCGTTGCGCTGTCGTCGCCGATGATTGCCCTGTCGGGGCGGCTGATCTGCGCGGATATGGCGCAGATGATGCTGGCCATGGACCTGCTGCCCGAACATGTCAGGCTCAGCCGCGCAGAGCCGGGTTGCCTGCGCTTCGATATCGGGCAGGACGACGATCCGTTGATCTGGTCCCTGTCAGAGCTGTTCACCGATGCGGCGGCGTTTCAGGCGCATCGGGACCGCAATGCGGCATCCGTCTGGGGCCGGGAAAGCCGCGATCTGCGCCGCGATTTCAACCGGCGCGAGGTCCAGCCCGTAATGCGCGCTGAAATTGCCGCCGATGCCGATGCCATCGACGACCTGTTGACGCAGGCCTTTGACGGCCCGTCCGAGGCGCAACTGGTCCGGGGGTTGCGTGCCGATGGCGATTTGCCGATCTCGCTGGTGGTCGAGGCCGAAGGCACCCTGCTTGGCCATATCGCGCTGTCGCCCCTGCGGGCCGAGCGCCCGGCCTATGCGCTGGCGCCGCTGGCGGTTCATCCGAAAATGCAGGGCCGGGGTCTGGGCGGCGCACTGATCCGCGCGGCGGTGGCACAGGCGGGCGATGCCGCCATCGTGCTGCTGGGCGATCCGGCCTATTACGCCCGCTTCGGGTTTCGCCCGGTCGATCTGACCTCTGCCTATGCCGGGCCTTATCTTCAAATGCTGGGCAATCTGCCCGCCCAAAGCCGGATTGATCACGCACCGGCCTTTGCCCGGCTGTAA
- a CDS encoding DUF72 domain-containing protein: MKKIRIGIGGWNFPEWRKGVFYPEGLPQRQELEYASHVLGSIEINATYYGSQKPESFQKWHDETPEDFVFAVKASRFATNRKVLAEAGDSVARFLTSGITRLGTKLGPINWQLAETKKFDAPDFAGFLKLLPQAQDGVPLRHAVEARHDSFASDEAAALCRDHGVALIRSGDSKFPEIDAQTADFAYLRIMGTTDQPLGYGEADLDRWADEARRIAQDREVYLYVISGQKDRNPAAARALIERLAQ, from the coding sequence ATGAAAAAGATCCGGATCGGAATCGGCGGCTGGAACTTTCCCGAATGGCGCAAGGGCGTCTTTTATCCCGAGGGACTGCCACAGCGGCAGGAACTGGAATACGCCTCCCACGTGCTTGGCAGTATCGAGATCAACGCCACCTATTACGGCAGCCAGAAGCCCGAGAGCTTTCAGAAATGGCATGATGAAACGCCCGAGGATTTCGTCTTTGCCGTCAAGGCCTCGCGCTTTGCCACGAATCGCAAGGTGCTGGCCGAGGCGGGCGACAGCGTGGCGCGGTTTCTAACGTCGGGCATCACCCGGCTGGGCACGAAACTGGGACCGATCAACTGGCAACTGGCCGAGACAAAGAAATTCGACGCGCCGGATTTCGCGGGCTTCCTGAAGCTGCTACCGCAGGCGCAGGACGGCGTACCCCTCCGCCACGCGGTCGAGGCCCGCCATGACAGCTTTGCCAGTGACGAGGCCGCCGCGCTGTGCCGCGATCATGGCGTGGCGCTGATCCGGTCTGGCGACAGCAAATTCCCCGAAATCGACGCGCAGACCGCCGATTTCGCCTATCTGCGGATCATGGGCACCACCGATCAGCCCCTGGGCTATGGCGAGGCCGATCTGGATCGCTGGGCCGATGAGGCGCGCCGGATCGCGCAGGACCGCGAGGTTTATCTCTACGTGATCTCGGGCCAGAAGGATCGCAACCCGGCGGCGGCGCGCGCCCTGATCGAAAGGCTGGCTCAATGA
- a CDS encoding transporter: MLVRTVLPILLAAQVFTGAAMAQEAPTESTSQLAEQLTNPVASLSSIPFEFNHDSGYGSADGHRTVTNWQPVVPFQAGENWNVISRTIVPFIRQKDIAGNSGTQSGLGDIVQSLFFTPRQVEPGGLIWGVGPAFLLPTASDDALGTGKFGIGPTGVALRQKNGWTLGILANHIWSVAGDDDRPDVSATFMQPFINYTTKDAWTFALNTESTYDWKSEQWSAPVNLMAAKLVNFGDQPVSFRGGVRYWVDSPENGPEGWALRASITFLYPKK, from the coding sequence ATGCTTGTCAGAACAGTCCTCCCGATCCTGCTTGCGGCGCAGGTCTTTACCGGTGCCGCCATGGCGCAAGAGGCGCCGACCGAAAGCACCAGTCAACTGGCAGAGCAGTTGACGAACCCCGTCGCCTCTCTCAGCAGCATCCCGTTCGAGTTCAACCATGACAGCGGCTATGGCAGTGCGGACGGGCATCGCACCGTGACCAATTGGCAGCCGGTCGTGCCGTTTCAGGCAGGTGAGAACTGGAACGTCATCTCGCGCACCATCGTTCCCTTCATCCGCCAGAAGGACATTGCCGGAAATTCGGGGACGCAGTCCGGTCTGGGCGATATCGTGCAAAGCCTGTTCTTCACACCGCGCCAGGTAGAGCCGGGCGGCCTGATCTGGGGCGTCGGCCCGGCCTTTTTGCTGCCCACGGCCAGCGATGACGCCCTGGGAACGGGGAAATTCGGCATCGGCCCCACCGGCGTCGCGCTGCGGCAGAAGAACGGCTGGACGCTGGGAATCCTGGCCAATCACATCTGGTCCGTGGCGGGCGACGATGATCGCCCCGATGTCAGCGCGACCTTCATGCAGCCCTTCATCAACTACACGACCAAGGATGCATGGACCTTCGCGCTGAACACCGAAAGCACCTATGACTGGAAATCCGAACAATGGAGCGCGCCGGTCAACCTGATGGCCGCGAAACTGGTCAATTTCGGCGATCAGCCGGTCAGCTTCCGGGGCGGCGTGCGCTACTGGGTCGACTCGCCAGAGAACGGACCCGAAGGCTGGGCCCTGCGCGCCAGCATCACCTTCCTCTATCCGAAGAAATAG
- a CDS encoding entericidin A/B family lipoprotein, whose product MTKKFLGLGAILAMMALSACETVQGAGRDLQTAGSVVQQESAEVQAGM is encoded by the coding sequence ATGACAAAGAAATTTCTGGGACTGGGGGCGATCTTGGCCATGATGGCACTGTCGGCCTGCGAAACGGTTCAGGGTGCGGGCCGCGATCTGCAGACTGCCGGCTCGGTGGTGCAGCAGGAAAGTGCGGAAGTGCAGGCCGGGATGTAA
- a CDS encoding M3 family oligoendopeptidase, giving the protein MAAEMTFDAVDAAKGASLGDLPEWDLSDLYPSPESQQLKDDIADLDARVADFAGRYQGKLADLTPAQMLEAIQAYEQIDIIGGRIMSYAGLCYYQNTTDAARAKMLGDLQGRITDITTPLVFFSLEFNRIPDETYEAVFTAPDGPARYKPVFDRMRAMRPHQLSDELEQFLHDNSVVGAAAWNRLFDETTAALEFEVEGETLGMEATLNLLTEHDRAKREAAAKALAKVFGDNVKLFARIHNTLAKEKAIEDKWRKMPTPQYGRHLSNHVEPEVVEALRNAVTAAYPRLSHRYYALKAKWLGLDKLQVWDRNAPLPTDAPRTIGWDEARDTVLGAYGDFAPRLAELAQPFFDKGWIDAGVKPGKAPGAFAHPTVVTVHPYVLLNYLGKPRDVMTLAHELGHGVHQRLAADQGELLASTPLTLAETASVFGEMLTFRALLARTSDPAQKKALLAGKVEDMINTVVRQIAFYDFECKLHAARAEGELTPEDINALWMSVQAESLGPVFEFMPGYETFWTYVPHFVHSPFYVYAYAFGDGLVNALYAAYEDGLPDFQQKYFDLLAAGGSKHHSELLAPFGLDASDPAFWDKGLSMIEGFIDELEALEE; this is encoded by the coding sequence ATGGCAGCAGAAATGACCTTCGACGCGGTGGATGCCGCAAAGGGCGCCTCGCTGGGCGATTTGCCCGAATGGGATCTGAGCGATCTCTATCCCTCGCCAGAATCCCAGCAGTTGAAGGATGATATCGCCGATCTGGACGCGCGCGTCGCGGATTTCGCCGGTCGCTATCAGGGCAAGCTGGCGGATCTGACACCCGCGCAGATGCTGGAGGCCATTCAGGCCTATGAGCAGATCGATATCATCGGCGGCCGGATCATGTCCTATGCCGGTCTGTGCTATTATCAGAACACCACCGATGCGGCGCGGGCCAAGATGCTGGGCGATCTACAAGGCAGGATCACCGATATCACCACGCCGCTGGTGTTTTTCAGCCTGGAATTCAACCGCATCCCGGATGAGACCTATGAGGCGGTCTTTACCGCGCCCGATGGCCCCGCCCGCTACAAGCCGGTCTTTGACCGCATGCGCGCCATGCGTCCGCATCAGCTGTCGGATGAGTTGGAACAGTTTCTGCATGACAACAGCGTCGTCGGGGCTGCCGCCTGGAACCGTCTGTTCGATGAAACCACCGCCGCGCTGGAATTCGAGGTCGAGGGCGAAACCCTTGGCATGGAAGCCACGCTGAACCTGCTGACCGAACATGACCGCGCCAAGCGCGAGGCCGCCGCAAAGGCGCTGGCCAAGGTGTTCGGCGATAACGTCAAGCTGTTCGCCCGCATTCACAATACGCTGGCCAAGGAAAAGGCCATCGAGGACAAGTGGCGCAAGATGCCGACGCCGCAATATGGCCGTCATCTGTCCAACCATGTCGAGCCCGAGGTTGTCGAGGCGCTGCGCAATGCCGTGACCGCGGCCTATCCGCGCCTGTCACATCGCTATTACGCACTGAAGGCGAAATGGCTGGGTCTGGACAAGCTGCAGGTCTGGGACCGCAATGCGCCGCTGCCCACCGACGCGCCCCGCACCATTGGCTGGGACGAGGCGCGGGACACCGTGCTGGGTGCCTATGGCGATTTCGCGCCGCGTCTGGCCGAACTGGCGCAGCCCTTCTTTGACAAGGGCTGGATCGATGCCGGGGTCAAGCCGGGCAAGGCGCCGGGCGCCTTTGCCCATCCGACCGTGGTGACCGTGCATCCCTATGTGCTGCTGAATTATCTGGGCAAGCCGCGCGACGTGATGACCCTTGCGCATGAGCTGGGGCATGGCGTCCATCAGCGGCTGGCGGCGGATCAGGGAGAGTTGCTGGCCTCGACCCCGCTGACGCTGGCCGAGACCGCCAGCGTCTTTGGCGAGATGCTGACCTTCCGCGCGCTTCTGGCCAGAACCAGCGATCCGGCGCAGAAAAAGGCGCTGCTGGCGGGCAAGGTCGAGGATATGATCAATACCGTCGTGCGCCAGATCGCCTTTTATGATTTCGAATGCAAGCTGCATGCCGCGCGTGCCGAGGGTGAGCTGACGCCTGAGGATATCAATGCGCTGTGGATGTCGGTGCAGGCGGAATCGCTGGGCCCAGTTTTTGAGTTCATGCCGGGATATGAGACCTTCTGGACCTATGTGCCGCATTTCGTGCATTCGCCCTTCTACGTCTATGCCTATGCCTTTGGCGACGGGCTGGTGAATGCGCTTTACGCCGCCTATGAGGACGGGCTGCCCGATTTCCAGCAGAAATATTTCGACCTGCTGGCGGCGGGCGGATCGAAACATCACAGCGAATTGCTGGCGCCCTTCGGGCTGGATGCCTCGGACCCGGCCTTCTGGGACAAGGGGCTGTCGATGATCGAGGGCTTTATCGACGAGCTTGAGGCGCTGGAAGAGTAG
- the rbsD gene encoding D-ribose pyranase, translated as MKRGKLLHAELSGLIASMGHGDLIVLGDAGLPVPPGVPCIDLAVTAGVPGLFDVLDAVLSELVVERSAIAGEASSGLGSAFRAREIGDLRTVTHDEFKRISREARAIVRTGEFTPYANICLWSGVAF; from the coding sequence ATGAAGCGCGGGAAGCTGTTACATGCGGAACTGTCGGGGCTGATCGCCTCGATGGGTCATGGGGATCTGATCGTTCTGGGCGATGCGGGCCTGCCGGTGCCGCCGGGGGTGCCTTGCATCGATCTGGCGGTGACGGCGGGAGTCCCGGGACTGTTCGATGTGCTGGATGCCGTCCTGTCGGAACTTGTCGTGGAGCGTTCGGCGATTGCCGGGGAGGCCTCATCCGGGCTGGGCAGCGCGTTTCGTGCAAGGGAGATCGGCGATCTGCGCACCGTCACCCATGACGAATTCAAGCGGATCAGCCGCGAGGCGCGGGCCATTGTGCGGACCGGGGAATTCACGCCCTATGCGAATATCTGCCTTTGGTCCGGCGTCGCCTTCTGA
- a CDS encoding GntP family permease — protein sequence MNNPAIEPAYGTGGLLLIAASAVALLLVLILRFKLHAFVALVLVSLLTALATKIPFADVVPTMLGGFGSTLASVAILVGFGAMIGRLLEVTGGAQVLADRLIQVFGENRAPFALGVASLMFGFPIFFDAGLVVMLPIIFSVARRFGGSVLTYALPAAGAFAVMHAFVPPHPGPVAAGDLLGADMGLLLIVGLIIGLPTWYFGSYLYALYAGRKFDLPVPAFMGEMKQVAPEDLPEFSTVLSVLLLPLGLIFLNTGLNTLATMGAVDGDALWVNILRMLGQTAVALLITVLFAMWKLGAGRSPSEIEKIMNDSLGPVCAIILVTGAGGMFGGVLRASGIGQALAGSLEQIGLPLIVAAFLVATALRVAQGSATVALTTTAGLIAPTLAATTGLSALDLCFLVIAIACGSTVLSHVNDSGFWLVGRFLGMDEKTTLKTWTVMETLLGVIGFGLAWIGWILF from the coding sequence ATGAATAATCCTGCAATCGAACCGGCCTATGGCACGGGCGGGCTGCTGCTGATCGCCGCATCGGCGGTGGCGCTGCTGCTGGTTCTGATCCTGCGATTCAAGCTGCACGCCTTTGTCGCGCTGGTTCTGGTCAGCCTTCTGACGGCTTTGGCGACGAAAATTCCCTTTGCCGATGTGGTGCCGACGATGCTGGGCGGCTTTGGCAGCACGCTGGCCTCGGTGGCGATTCTGGTGGGATTCGGCGCCATGATCGGCCGCCTGCTAGAGGTGACGGGCGGCGCGCAGGTGCTGGCTGACCGGCTGATCCAGGTCTTTGGCGAAAACCGGGCGCCCTTCGCGCTTGGCGTCGCCTCGCTGATGTTCGGCTTTCCGATCTTCTTCGATGCGGGTCTGGTCGTCATGCTGCCGATCATCTTCTCGGTCGCGCGGCGTTTCGGCGGCTCGGTCCTGACCTATGCGTTGCCCGCGGCCGGGGCCTTTGCGGTGATGCATGCTTTCGTGCCGCCGCATCCCGGCCCGGTCGCGGCGGGTGATCTGCTGGGGGCGGATATGGGCCTGCTGCTGATCGTCGGCCTGATCATCGGGCTGCCGACCTGGTATTTCGGCAGCTATCTTTACGCGCTTTACGCGGGCAGGAAATTCGATCTGCCGGTGCCCGCTTTCATGGGAGAGATGAAGCAGGTCGCGCCCGAGGATCTGCCCGAATTCAGCACGGTTCTGTCGGTTCTGCTGCTGCCTCTGGGGCTGATCTTTCTCAATACCGGGCTGAACACGCTGGCCACGATGGGGGCCGTCGATGGCGATGCGCTATGGGTCAATATCCTGCGCATGCTGGGGCAAACGGCGGTGGCCCTGCTGATCACGGTGCTTTTCGCGATGTGGAAGCTGGGTGCGGGCCGCAGCCCCTCCGAGATCGAGAAGATCATGAACGATTCGCTGGGTCCGGTCTGCGCGATCATCCTTGTGACCGGGGCCGGCGGCATGTTCGGCGGCGTCCTCAGGGCCAGCGGGATCGGTCAGGCGCTGGCCGGATCGCTGGAACAGATCGGCCTGCCGCTGATCGTCGCGGCCTTCCTGGTGGCCACGGCGCTGCGCGTGGCGCAGGGCTCGGCCACGGTGGCGCTGACCACCACGGCGGGGCTGATCGCGCCGACCCTGGCAGCAACCACCGGGCTCAGCGCGCTGGATCTGTGCTTTCTGGTCATCGCCATCGCCTGCGGATCGACCGTGCTGAGCCATGTGAACGATTCCGGCTTCTGGCTGGTCGGGCGTTTTCTGGGCATGGATGAAAAGACCACGCTGAAGACCTGGACCGTGATGGAGACGCTTCTGGGCGTGATCGGCTTCGGGCTGGCCTGGATCGGCTGGATCCTGTTCTAG
- a CDS encoding cryptochrome/photolyase family protein → MTKLILVLGDQLSKDMAALRAAEDGDVIVMAEVQDEASYVAHHPKKIAFIFAAMRKFADALREDGFKVAYTRLDDPENSHKIGGELLRRAEEFGADRIIATEPGEWRLINILTYLPIPVTQLPDDRFFASHAEFEDWAEDRKELRMEWFYREMRRKTGLLMEGDDPAGGEWNYDQQNRKPAKPDLFRKTPPEFEPDAITEEVLTLVEDRFGDHFGDLRPFRYATDRAGALKALDHFIAHALDEFGPYQDAMLIDDPLLFHSVLSPYLNAGLLSPREICEAAAGAYADGKVRLNSAEGFIRQILGWREFMRGIYFLQGPDYTSQNRLGHRRDLPALYWGGETRMACLSAAVGQTQKLAYAHHIQRLMVTGNFALLAGIDPAQVHEWYLAVYLDAYEWVEAPNVIGMSQFADGGLVGSKPYVSSGNYINKMSDYCGNCAYSVSRKTGEGACPFNLLYWDFMLRHRDLLEQNSRVSRIYANWDRMDKDRRSTVLAEAAAFLDRMEAGEIV, encoded by the coding sequence ATGACGAAATTGATCCTGGTGCTGGGCGACCAACTCAGCAAGGACATGGCGGCCCTGCGCGCGGCCGAGGATGGCGATGTCATCGTCATGGCCGAGGTGCAGGACGAGGCCAGCTATGTCGCGCATCACCCCAAGAAGATCGCGTTCATCTTTGCCGCGATGCGCAAATTTGCCGACGCGCTGCGCGAAGACGGCTTCAAGGTCGCCTATACGCGGCTGGACGATCCCGAAAACAGTCACAAGATCGGGGGTGAGCTTCTGCGCCGGGCCGAGGAGTTTGGCGCTGATCGGATCATCGCCACCGAGCCGGGGGAATGGCGGCTGATCAATATCCTGACCTATCTGCCGATCCCGGTCACGCAATTGCCCGATGATCGCTTCTTCGCCAGCCATGCCGAATTCGAGGATTGGGCCGAAGACCGCAAGGAATTGCGGATGGAGTGGTTCTATCGAGAGATGCGGCGCAAGACCGGCCTGCTGATGGAGGGTGACGACCCGGCGGGCGGCGAGTGGAATTACGACCAGCAGAACCGCAAACCGGCCAAGCCCGACCTGTTTCGCAAGACCCCGCCGGAATTCGAACCCGATGCCATCACCGAAGAGGTTCTGACGCTGGTGGAGGACCGATTTGGCGATCATTTCGGCGATCTGCGCCCATTCCGCTATGCCACGGATCGCGCAGGCGCGCTGAAGGCGCTGGATCATTTCATCGCCCATGCGCTGGATGAGTTCGGCCCCTATCAGGACGCGATGCTGATCGACGATCCGCTGCTGTTTCATTCGGTCCTGTCGCCCTATCTGAATGCCGGGCTGCTGTCGCCACGCGAAATCTGCGAGGCGGCGGCGGGGGCTTATGCCGATGGCAAGGTGCGGCTGAACTCGGCCGAGGGGTTCATTCGCCAGATCCTTGGCTGGCGCGAATTCATGCGCGGGATCTATTTTCTGCAAGGCCCCGATTACACCAGTCAGAACCGGCTGGGCCACCGCCGCGACCTGCCCGCGCTTTACTGGGGCGGCGAGACGCGGATGGCCTGCCTGTCGGCGGCGGTCGGCCAGACGCAGAAGCTGGCCTATGCCCATCACATCCAGCGGCTGATGGTGACGGGCAATTTCGCGCTGCTGGCGGGCATCGATCCGGCGCAGGTGCATGAATGGTATCTGGCGGTCTATCTGGACGCCTATGAATGGGTCGAGGCGCCCAATGTCATCGGGATGAGCCAATTTGCCGATGGCGGGCTGGTCGGCAGCAAGCCCTATGTCTCATCCGGCAATTACATCAACAAGATGTCGGATTATTGCGGCAATTGCGCCTATTCGGTCAGCAGGAAGACCGGCGAAGGCGCCTGCCCATTCAACCTGCTTTATTGGGATTTCATGCTGCGCCACCGCGATCTGCTGGAACAGAACAGCCGCGTCAGCCGGATCTATGCCAATTGGGACCGGATGGACAAGGACCGCCGCAGCACGGTTCTTGCCGAGGCGGCGGCGTTTCTGGACCGGATGGAGGCGGGCGAGATCGTCTGA
- a CDS encoding dipeptidase, with protein MRMFRRVLLGILGLAIIAVAGFFIFAPAYVERGMNPLRMPEGGWPVSAEAEALHQRLVIGDWHSDALLWDRDILRQVDRGHTDVPRLLAGNVALQVFTTVTKSPRGQNYSQNSAEAPDNITPLFMGQLRPIRSWSSLRERALVQAEALQQAADRAPDRLRIIRSREDLASLLQDRATGQKVLGAMLGSEGAHPLEGELANLDVLYGAGFRLLGLTHFFDNELGGSLHGQGGSESGLSPFGRQVVEGMMARGMVVDLAHASPRMVRDVLAMEGTRPIVSHTGIRSYCDSPRNLEDEVIAAIAAKGGLIGVGYWEDVACGATPADVAGSILAAIDLVGEDHVSLGSDYDGAVDAPFDAAHLSALTQALLDAGLSEAQIAKVMGGNMMRYLAETLPADEEADG; from the coding sequence ATGCGGATGTTCAGACGCGTTTTGCTGGGAATTCTGGGGCTGGCCATCATTGCGGTGGCGGGGTTTTTCATCTTTGCACCGGCCTATGTCGAGCGTGGCATGAACCCCTTGCGGATGCCCGAGGGCGGCTGGCCGGTGAGTGCCGAGGCAGAGGCGCTGCATCAGCGGCTGGTGATCGGCGACTGGCATTCGGATGCGCTGCTATGGGATCGCGACATCCTGCGGCAGGTCGATCGCGGGCATACGGATGTGCCGCGTCTGTTGGCGGGGAATGTGGCGCTGCAGGTGTTCACGACCGTCACCAAAAGCCCGCGCGGTCAGAATTATTCGCAGAACAGCGCCGAGGCGCCCGATAATATTACCCCGCTGTTCATGGGGCAGTTGCGGCCGATCCGGTCCTGGTCGTCGCTGCGCGAGCGGGCGCTGGTGCAGGCCGAGGCGCTGCAGCAGGCGGCGGATCGGGCGCCCGATCGGCTGCGGATCATTCGCAGCCGCGAGGATCTGGCGTCGCTGTTGCAGGACCGGGCTACGGGGCAGAAGGTTCTGGGCGCGATGCTGGGATCCGAGGGGGCGCATCCGCTGGAGGGCGAGTTGGCCAATCTGGATGTGCTCTACGGCGCCGGTTTCCGGCTTCTGGGGCTGACGCATTTCTTTGACAATGAATTGGGCGGCAGTCTGCATGGTCAGGGCGGCAGCGAGTCCGGGCTGAGCCCCTTTGGCCGTCAGGTGGTCGAGGGGATGATGGCGCGCGGGATGGTGGTGGATCTGGCCCATGCCTCGCCCCGGATGGTGCGGGATGTGCTGGCGATGGAGGGTACGCGGCCTATCGTGTCGCATACCGGGATCCGCAGCTATTGCGACAGTCCGCGCAATCTGGAGGATGAGGTGATTGCAGCGATCGCAGCAAAGGGCGGGCTGATCGGAGTCGGTTATTGGGAAGATGTGGCTTGTGGCGCGACGCCTGCCGATGTCGCAGGCAGCATTCTTGCGGCGATTGATCTGGTGGGTGAGGATCACGTCTCGCTTGGCTCTGATTACGACGGGGCGGTGGATGCGCCTTTCGATGCCGCGCATCTGTCGGCGTTGACGCAGGCGCTGCTGGATGCGGGTCTGTCCGAGGCGCAGATTGCCAAGGTCATGGGCGGCAATATGATGCGCTATCTGGCAGAGACATTGCCAGCGGATGAAGAGGCAGACGGATGA
- a CDS encoding REP-associated tyrosine transposase, with product MSRYLRPRIPGAPIFFTVALARRGSRLLVQQTDRLRDAVRATRAERPFTIEAWVVLPDHLHCIWRLPDGDTDYSTRWRLIKSRFSRTLPLGDLRDSHILRQERGIWQRRFWEHHIRDQDSFNAYLRYCWFNPVKHGLVAAPGDWPYSSYHREKARGIAP from the coding sequence ATGTCGCGCTATCTCCGTCCCCGGATCCCGGGCGCTCCGATCTTTTTCACCGTCGCGCTGGCCCGGCGCGGCAGCCGGTTGCTGGTTCAGCAGACCGACAGGCTGCGCGATGCGGTGCGCGCCACACGGGCCGAGCGGCCCTTCACGATCGAAGCCTGGGTCGTCCTGCCAGATCACCTGCATTGCATCTGGCGCTTGCCGGATGGAGATACGGATTATTCGACGCGCTGGCGGCTGATCAAATCGCGCTTCTCTCGCACGCTGCCCCTGGGCGACTTGCGCGACAGCCATATCCTGCGGCAAGAGCGCGGCATCTGGCAGCGCCGGTTCTGGGAACATCACATCCGCGATCAGGACAGCTTCAACGCATATCTGCGCTATTGCTGGTTCAACCCCGTCAAACACGGGTTGGTCGCAGCCCCCGGCGATTGGCCCTATTCCTCCTATCACCGCGAAAAGGCCCGAGGCATCGCCCCGTAG